The DNA window CGAACCCGTCGGGCACACGTCCAGACACGCGGCGTGCGTGCAGTGCTTGCACACGTCCGACATCATCAGCCAACGGAAATCCGTACGCCCCTCCGCGCCGGTGCCCCGACCCGGCGGCTGCGTACCCGGCATGCCGAGGAACTCCGGCCCCGGGCCGCCACCGCCCGGACCGCCGTCGTCTGTGCCGCCCGGGCCGGCGGCGATCGGGTCGCCGAGCACGTCGGCGGTCCCGCCTGCGGCCATCCGGGCGGCGGCCGACGGTGCACCGGTCGGCACTCCCGGATCGGTGCCGGTGCGCTCGACGGTGCCAGCCGCCACGGCCGCCGACGCCGCGCTGACCGGACCGTCGGTCGGCGTCCCCGCGAACGGTGGCGTGCGGCGCCCGGCCGGGCGGGGCTGCTCGATGAACGCGACGTGCCGCCACGAGTTCGCGGTCAGCGCGCCGGTGTTGTCGTACGACATGCCCAGCAGGTCCAGGCCGGAGCCGGGCACCCCGTTCCACTCCTTGCAGGCCACCTCGCACGCCTTGCAGCCGATGCAGACGCTGGTGTCGGTGAAGAACCCCATCCGTGGCGGCGCAGATGACCAACCAGCGTCCGGCGCCGGGTCCAGCGGTCCGTACAGGCTGTTCGGGTCAGGTATCACCGCGCCCCTCCCCGTCGCTGTCGGTGGTGACTGCCGGGGCGTTCCGCCCCGGGGTGATCCCGGCTCGCCGCTGATACTCGGCCACCAGGTCGAGCAGGGCAGGCCCGCTGGGGCGGCGGCCCGGTCGGACGTCGCACGTACCGATCTTGCTCTCCTGGATCAGGACGTTGGGGTCGAGGCTGATGCCGAACAGGTCGTTGGCCGAGTCGCCGGTCACCAGGCCCTCGAAGCCGAAGTGGTACGGCAACCACACCTGGTGGATGATTCGACCGTCCACCCGCAACGGCGTGAGCCGATCGGTCACCAGCACCTTCGCTTCGATTACCGCACGGCCACTGACCAGGTGGGCCCAGCCCAGATGCGCCAGCCCGACCTCGGCGGCCAACTCCGGGGACACCTCGACGAACATCTCCGGTTGCAGCTCGGCCAGCGGACGGACCGTCCGGCTCATCCCACCCGCGGTGTGGTGCTCGGTGAGCCGGCTGACCGTGAATACGTACGGGAAGACCTGACTGTGCTCCTCCGGCGGGCTCGGGTTCACCGAGTTGACTGGATGCGCGTACATCTTGCGGGTCGGGTTGGCCTGCTGCTGGTAGAGCGGGTTGCGCACCGGCGACTCGACCGGCTCGTAGTGCGTCGGCATCGGCCCGTCCAGGACCCCGCTGGGCGCGTACAGCCAGCCCTTGCCGTCGCCCTGCATGACGAACGGGTCGTCACCGGCGATGCCCTCGGTGCCGGACGCACCCGGTGGCGGCCGGTACGACGGCGGTTTGGTCTTCTCGAAGTCCGGCACGTCGTAGCCGGTCCACTCGGCCTTCTCCGGGTCCCACCAGACGTACTTCTTGCGCTCGCTCCACGGTTTGCCGTCCGGGTCGGCGGAGGCGCGGTTGTAGAGAATGCGGCGGTTCGCCGGCCAGGCCCAGCCCCACTCCGCGGCCACCCAGTCCTGCTCGTGGCGGGACTTGCGCCGGGCCGCCTGGTTCACACCGTCCGCGTACACGCCGGTGTAGATCCAGCAGCCGATCGCGGTGGAGCCGTCCGCGCGGGCCTCGCCGAACGAGGACAGTGGGCGGCCGGTCGACACGTCGTACCCGTTGATCTCGCGCAGCACCGCCTCGGCGCTGGGCTCGGCGTGCGGGCCGTGCGTGGGGTAGTCCCAGGTGAGGTCGAGCAGCGCCCGGTCGCGTGGCAGGTCCGAGTCGGCCAGCTTCTCCCGCAGCTTGCGGCCGAGGTGGTAGAAGAACCACAGCTCGGAGCGGGCGTCGCCCGGTGGTTCGACGGCCTTCTCGCGCCACTGCAGCAGGCGCTGGGTCTGGGTGAAGCTGCCCTCCTTCTCCACGTGCGAGGCGGCGGGCAGGAAGAACACCTCGGTACGACACTGCTCGGGCACGATCTCGCCGGTCTCGATCTCCGGCGCGTGCTGCCAGAACGTGGCGCTCTCGATCATGAAGAGGTCCCGCACGACGAGCCAGTCCAGGTTCGCCATGCCGAGACGCTGGGCGCGACCGTGTGCCGAACCGACGGCCGGGTTCTGCCCGAGCAGGAAGTACCCCTTGATCTTCCCGTCGATCATGTCGAGCACCTGCTGGTACGTCCCATGGTCGCCGGTCATCCGCGGCATGTAGCCGTAACAGAAGTCGTTCTCCGGCGTCGCCGCATCGCCCCAGTACGCCTTGAGCAGGCTGGCGGCAAACGAACGGGCGTTGCCCCAGAAGCCCTTCTGCCCCGGGTGGCGAATGCTGTCCACCCACTCGTCGAACGTCGGGTGATCGGCGTGGTGTGGCATCGGCAGGTAGCCGGGCAGCAGGTTGAACAGGGTCGGGATGTCCGTCGAGCCCTGGATGCTGGCGTGCCCACGCAGCGCCATGACCCCACCACCCGGACGACCCATGTTGCCCAGCAGCAACTGGATGATCGCGCCGGTGCGGATGTACTGCACCCCGACGCTGTGCTGCGTCCAGCCGACCGAGTAGATCAGCATGCCAGTCCGCTCGCGGCCGGAGTTCTGCGTCCAGGCCTGGGCCAGCTCCAGGAACTTCTCCTGCGAGATGCCACAGACCCGCTCCACCATCTCCGGCGTGTAACGGGCGAAGTGCCGCTTGAGGATCTGGTAGACGCAGCGCGGGTGCTGCAACGTCTCATCGCGGCGGGTCTGCCCGCCCACCTCCGCGCCGTGCGACTCGTGCCGCAGGCCGGCGGCGCTGTCCCGCTCCTTGGCGGTGTGCCCGCTGCCGGAGGAGCCCTCGTGCCCCTCGTACTGCCAGCTGTCCTGCACGTAGCTGCCGGTCACCGGGTCGAAGCCGGAGAAGAACCCGTCGCCGTCCTCGGTGTCGGTGAACTCCTCGCTGACGATCGTCGCCGCGTTGGTGTACGACAGCACGTACTCACGGAAGTCCAGCTCGTTGTCCAGGATGTAGCGCACCACCCCACCCAGCAGCGCGATGTCGGTGCCCGCCCGGATCGGCAGGTACGAGTCCGCCACCGCGCTGGTCCGGGTGAACCGCGGGTCGACATGGAAGACCTTCGCGCCCCGGCGCTTGGCCTCCATCACCCACTGGAAGCCCACCGGATGCGCCTCGGCCATGTTCGAACCCTGGATGACGATGACGTCAGCGTTGGCGATGTCCTGCTGAAAGTCCGTCGCACCGCCACGACCGAAGCTGGCCCCCAGACCGGGGACAGTGGCGGAGTGTCAAATACGGGCCTGGTTCTCGATCTGGAGCGCCCCCATCGCGGTGAACAACTTCTTGATGAGGTAGTTCTCCTCGTTGTCCAGCGTCGCCCCACCCAGGCTGGAGATACCCAGCGTCCGGTTGAGCGGCCGGCCCTCGCCGTCGACGTCCTCCCAGGTCTGCTCGCGGGCGGCGAGCATCCGGTCGGCGATCATGTCGAGCGCGGTGTCGAGCTCCAGATCCTCCCACTGCGTCGAGTACGGGCGGCGGTAGCGAACCGTCGTCTGCCGCAACGGGCTGGTCACCAGGCTCTTGCTGGCCGCACCCTTCGGGCAGAGCCGACCCCGCGAGATCGGGCTGTCCGGATCACCCTCGATCTGGGTGACCTGCCCGTCCTTCACGAACACCCGCTGACCGCAGCCCACCGCGCAGTACGGGCAGACCGAGCGGGCCACGCTGTCGGCGTCCTCGGTGCGGGCGGTCAACTCCGCCGAGCGGGCAGACTGCGCCGCGGCACCCCGGCCCAGCGGGTCCGTGCCGGTGAGCTGCCGGTAGACCGGCCAACCCTCGATGAAGGTCCGCAGACCCATCCCCGACACCCCCTCCCACGCGAGCGACCCCATGAACATAGGTCAACCGAGGCATGTTCGCGAACCGAGGAACCGGCAACTGGCACAGACAGCGCCGCCCCCGGCCGGGTGGGCCGGGGGCGGCGCTGGTGTCGGTGTGCAGGTCGCCTCTCGGCGAGTGGCGCGACGCGGCTCCAGCCAAACGGTATTCCGCGACGGCAATATCAGGTGAGGCCCGGGGACACTGAGTCACACCGACACTGTCCACAACCAGCCGACGCCCCACGTCATTCCCTGGCCACACCCCCACCCTGATCCGGTCGTGGACATGCCGCTGGCCGGCACCCCAGGGTGGGGGTGCCGGCCAGCGGTCGGTGTCATGCGGGTCATGCGGGTGGTGCTTGGGTGGGTCAGTTGTTCCAGTGCTGGGCGACCAGGTCGGTGGCCTGCTGCTCCCACTGGGCGTAGGCATCGGGGTAGGCCGAGACCTGCACGGTCTGCGCGGCGTCGGTCAACGCCATGTCCTGCCACCCGTCAACCTGCTTGAGACCCTTGAGGAACGCGGTCGTGGAGTACTGCGGGTCGGTGATCTGCTCCGGCGTACCCCAACCCGAGCTCGGGCGCTGCTGGAACAGGCCCAGCGAGTCGTGGTCGTTCATGTCGCCGAGGTGACCCAGGTTCTCCAACTTCGACTCCTGCAGACTGGTGGCGATCGAGATCACCGCGGCCCGCTCAGGCAGACCAGCCTTCTTCGTCGCGGCGATGATCGCCTTGACGTTCGCAACCTGCTCGTCGTTCAGGTCGATGTGCGACTGCGCGCCCTGCGCCTTGACCGTCTGCACGGCGACGGCAACAGGCTTGCCGTCGACGGGGGCGGCGTGGGCGGCGATCGGGCCGGCGAAGACACCACCGGCGAACGCGAGACCCGCAACGGACAACATGCTCTTACGAATGATCGTGTTCATCAGGGGTGAGCTCCTTCAGGGGGTAGACACCCACCACCCGGGGGAACGGCGGTGTGGGTGCAAGCACCTCGTCCGGCGCTTTCAACACGGGGGAAAGTCTTGGGGGTTGGCGGCCGGCAAGCCGGGGGGCCTGCGGCGCCGGGTCCAGCGGCCTACGGGCGGGGGCCTCGTGGCGCCGGGACCGTGTGTAACGACCGGCGGGCCGCGGTCATTCCGGGGCTGGCCCATCCACCGGGCACCCGGTAGATCAGGTGCTGGTGCGGTCGTTCAGGGAGTCTGCAACGACCGGGCACCCGCGGGCATTCCAACCCGCCGGACGGGCTGCCATCCCAACCCTCAGGGGCCGGTGGTGCTGCGATCGTCAGGGTGTGTAACGACCCCCGGCCCGCCACGATTCCAGCCCACGGGTGCAGCCGGTCACACGTCAGACACCCCGATACCGGACATCCGGCACGAGACCGGCGAGTGTTCCATCAGGCCGTCGCCCGAGGACTCGGCTCGATCCGGAGGGGCTGTCCAGTCGGCTGCCCGGCATCGGATGGACCTGTTGGGGGTTGATCGACTCGATATCGCCGATGTCGGGGTATCCGGTGGCCGTGGATACCGCAACATCGGCGAGGTCGAAGTCGATCATCCCGGGCGAAGGCGATCCGGGGGCGAGGTGGCCAGCGAGCGGTATACCTCAGAGGCATATGTATGACTCACAGGTATACCGCTCACAACACCAACCGCCCCGAGACGGTGGCCTGGCCACACGGCACACCCCACCGACCCCGGCCACGACGGCAGCCGGGCCCCACCCCGCACGACCCGGCACACCAAACCGACCCCCGGCCACGACACGCGCAAATCGACGCCCAAGCCCGAGGCATCACGATAACCCAACCCGACATCCAACCCACCCGAAACAGCCACGCCGCCCGCAGCCCAGGGAACGTCGTGAGCGACACCAGCACCGGCGAGGGTTACCCTGACACCATGCAGGCCGTCTCCCCCACCACGACCGGCGTGGCCTTCCTGGCCCGCCCGGGTCGCCCTGCGGTGGTGGCGCGGACGCTCGCCGAGCTGGCCGGCCCCACGCGGGGCGTGGTGGAGCTACCGGTACGGCTGATGTGGAACGCCGAGCGCACCTTCGACCTCGGTGACCCCGACCAGCTGCTCTGGATGTACGAGAACGTGCTGCGGGAGACCAACCGCGCCGAAGATCTGCGCGTCCTGATCAACGGGCGGACGCTGCGTCGGGTGTGGCGGCTGCTCAACCTGCCCAGGGGCGTGCGCCAGGCGTGGGAGAGCCGGCACCGAGGTCTGCGCGCGGCGTGATCGCAGCACACCTGCACGAGTTCTACCGCGAGGTGGCGCGGGTGGCGCTCGCCGCGGCCGGGCCGCACCGGTTCGTGCTGGGCGGCGGGGTCGCCTGGGCCGCGCACGGGCTGGTCGCCCGCCCCACCGAGGACGTGGACCTCTTCGCCGACGTGGAGGGCGCCGCCGCGGCCGCCTCCGCCGGGGTACGCGTGGCGTTGGAGCGGGCCGGGTTCACGGTCACCGACGCCGATCCGGACAGCGACCTCGCCGACCTGTTCGACGGGTACGGGCGGGACATGAAGGACTTCGTGGTGAGCCGCGACGGGCGGCAGATCCGGCTCAGCCTGGCGCGGCTCGACCGGCAGCAGAGCCCGGTCGTGATGGACCTCGGGCCGGTGATGGACGTCCGCGACCTGGTCGCCAACAAGATCGCGGCGTTGGTCAACCGGCGGGAGGTTCGTGACTTCATCGACGTGGCGGCAGCTCTGGAGCACTACGACGTGACCGAGCTGTTGGAGCTGGCCCGGCAGGTCGACCCCGCACTGGACCCGGCGGACGTACGGGCCGCCGGGCGGTACCTGGACCGGCTGCCCGACCAGCGCTTCGGCCGCTACGGCCTGGGCCCCACGGACGTCGCCCGCGTCCGGCAGCGCCTGGCCACCTGGCCACGCTGACCCTGGTCGCCGACCGCGTCGGCCGACCGATGCGACACAGTCCGCGGGGCTGGCGTGGCAGGAGTGACCCCTGCTGGTTATGGTGCGCGAGGCGCCCACGAGGCGCCCCCACCCGATGGAAAGGCACGTCATGACCTCTCCCTCCGGCCCGTCGCGTCGCCAGGTGCTCGCCGCCGCGGCCGCGGCGGCGACCGCCCCGCTGATCGCCGCCGCCCCCGCGCAGGCGGCCGGCGCGGCCCGGTCACGCACCTGGGACCTCACCCTCCTGGGCACGTCGGACACCCACGGCAACGTCTACAACTGGGACTACTACCGGGACGCCGAGTACGACGACAGCAAGCAGAACGACATCGGCGTCGCGAAGTTGGCCACCCTGATCAACCAGATCCGCGCCGAGCGGCGCGGCAAGGCGACGCTGGTGCTCGACGCCGGCGACACCATCCAGGGCACGCCGCTGGCCACGTACTACGCCAAGCAGGAGCCGATCACCGCCACCGGGGAGAAGCACCCGATGGCCCGCGCGATGAACGTCATCGACTACGACGCGGTGACACTGGGCAACCACGAGTTCAACTACGGCCTGCCGCTGCTGGACGTGTGGATCCGCCAGCTCGGCTTCCCGGCGCTCGCCGCGAACGCCATCAACGCGAAGACCGGCAAGCCGGCCTTCCTGCCGTACGTCATCAAGAAGGTCTCCCTCGGCTTCGCCGCGCCGACCCTGCGGGTCGGCATCCTCGGCCTGACCAACCCCGGCGTGGCGATCTGGGACAAGGGCAACGTCGAGGGCAAGCTGCGCTTCGACGACATGGTCGCGACCGCGGCGAAGTGGGTGCCGATCATGCGCGCCCGCGGCGCCGACCTCGTGCTGATCTCCGCGCACGGCGGCGACAGCGGCACCTCCAGCTACGGCCCGGAGCTGCCGAACGAGAACCCGGTGGCCCTGATCGCCCAGCAGGTGCCGGGGATCGACGCGATCCTCTTCGGCCACGCCCACAACGAGGTCGTGGAGAAGTTCGTCACGAACGACAAGACCGGCGAGCAGGTGCTGCTCTCCGAGCCGTCGAAGTGGGGCCAGCGGCTCACCCGGATGGACTTCACCCTTGCCCGGCAGCACGGCCGCTGGAAGATCACCACCAAGCGGGCCAGCATGCTGAACACCAACACGGTGGTGGAGGACCCGAAGGTCCTCGCGGCGGTGCGGGCACAGCACCAGAAGACCATCGCCTACGTCAACCAGGTGGTGGCCCAGGCCACCGTCGAGATGTCCACCGTCGAGTCGCGGTACAAGGACACCCCGATCCTGGACTTCATCAACCACGTCCAGGCCGAGACGGTGACCACGGCGCTGGCGGGCACTCAGTACGCGAACCTGCCAGTGCTGTCGCAGGCCTCGCCGTTCAGCCGCACCGCGGTCTTCCCGGCCGGGGACGTGAAGATCCGCGACGTGGCGGGGCTGTACGTCTTCGACAACACCCTCGAGGCGGTCGTGCTCAGCGGCGCCGAGGTACGTGCCTACCTGGAGTACTCGGCGAAGTACTTCCGCACTCTCGCGCCGGGTGCCCCGGTCGACCCGGAGCAGATCAGCGACCCGGCGGTGCCGGACTACAACTACGACGCCCTCTCCGGCGTCGACTACGACATCGACATCGCCAAGCCGGTCGGCCAGCGGATCACGCGGCTGGTGCTGCCCGGCACCGACACCCCGGTGGCGGACAACGCGCAGTTCGTGGTGGCGGTGAACAACTACCGGCGCAGCGGTGGCGGCAACTTCCCCGGCATCGTGAAGACCCAGGTCTACAACGCGCAGCAGGAGATCCGCCAGCTGCTCATCGACTGGGCGCAGGCCAAGGGGACGATCGACCCGGCCGACTTCTTCCAGCCCAACTGGCGGCTGGTGCGCGAGGGCGTACCGGTCTTCTGACCGAGGCGTGCCGGTCGGCGAACCGGCACGTACCGCGAACGGGCCGTGGGTGGCGACACCTGCGGCCCGTTCCGCGTTCTCAGCCCTGCACGTTCCAGCGGACCGGGTCCTCGGTCCTCTCCGGGCGGTCACGTCCCGGATCGGTCTCGGTCAGCTCGACCCGCTCCTCGGGGCGGACGGCGGGCGGCAGCTCCCCGAACCGGACGTGGCGCAGGAACGCGTACTCATCATCGGTGAACGGCTGCTCGGCCATCGCGCACCCCCCTGCTCTCCCGTCATTGTGTGGCGGCCGGACCACCCGGCACCAGCGGTCCGGTCGGCGCGATCTGCCTGACGTTCGGATACGGCCGTCACCACTCGTAAGGCGTCCTAGGATCCTGGGTGAATGGAGAGCCCGGGTCGGGTCAGGGGCGGGCTGGTGCCGAAGCAGGCTGCCGGCGAGGACCCGGTAGCCGGTCCAGCACCGCGAGCGCCGCCCGGATCGATCGGCGCGCCAGCATCTCGTCGAAGCTGGCCCGGCCCTGACAGAACTGGACGAACATCCGCCACCCCGGCGGAGTCGCCAACAGGGCGTGGAACGCCTCCGGGCGGCGGGTGAAAAGCTCGAGCAGGCGGTACCCCGCCCGCATCGACGGCACCAGGCGCTCGGCCACCGCCCGCTCGTACCCGGTCAACTCGCCGTCGGCGACCGCCGCTCCGGCCAGCTCGCCGGAGCGCAGCGCGAAGCTGATGCCCTCCCGGCTCCACGGCTCCAGCAGACCGGCCGCGTCCCCCACGACCAGCACCCGACCGCGCCGCAACGGCGAGTCGTCGGTACGACAGCGGGTCAGGTGACCTGAGTCGTGCTCCGCCGGCAGCCCACTCAGCCCCAACCGGTCGACGAACCGCCGCAGGTAGTCCCGCGTCCCCTCCCCCGCACCCCGGCCCGCGATCACGCCGACCGTCAGCCGGTCGCCCTTGGGAAAGACCCACGCGTACGAGCCCGGCATCGCGCCCCAGTCCAGCAGCAGCCGTCCCCGCCACCGCTCCTGCTCCGCGGGCGGCACCGGCACCTCCAGCTCCAAACCCAGGTCCACCTGCCGGTAGCGGACCCCCACGTGCCGGGCGGTCACCCCCGAGGAGCCGTCCGCGCCGATCACCGCGCGGGCCGCGAGCGACGTACCGTCGGCCAGCCGCAGGCGTACCACCTCCGGGTCCTGTTCGATGGCGCGGACCACTACCCGCTCCCGCACCTGCGCGCCGGCGGCGACCGCCGCCGCGCGCAGCCGGTCGTCGAACTCCTCGCGGCGCACCATGATCACCACCGGACTGTCGTGCCGGCGGGTGAACTCACGGCGGCCGTCGCGGGTGAACGTCACCCGGGTCACCCGGTCGTGCGCGGGCACCTCGATCCGGTCCCGCACGGCGGCCAATGACGTGCCGATCAGACCACCGCCGCAGGTCTTGTAACGCGGGTGCTCGGCCCGCTCGACAACCAGGGTGCGGACGCCGGCGCGGGCGGCGGCATGTGCCGCGGAGAGCCCGGCGGGGCCGGCGCCGACGACGACGAGATCCCAGACGATCACGGGTGCAGCCTAGGGCACCACCCCTCCGCCGGCCCGGCCGCCACGCATCCCGAGGCGCCGCCCCGACCGCCCGATCGGGTGGGCATCTTCGGTCACCCAGGGGGTAACCGGCGCAGCGCAACCGCCTGCGCAGAGGCGGACGAGCCAAGGAGGATGTCATGCAGCAGGTGCAACTGTCTGAGGTCGAGCAACGGGTGTACCAGGCGGTCACCGCACTCGAATCGCGCGGCCAGGTGCCGTACCCAGACATGATCGCCGAAGAGTCCGGGCTGGCCCAGGAGCAGTTGAACGCACCCCTGCACCTGCTCACCGAGAAGGGCCTGCTGCACCGCGAGGATTCACCGATGGCGGGCCTCGATTTCGGTCCACGGTTCTGCGCCCGCCAGATGGCGTGACCCACGGTACGGCCCTCGACGGTTCGCCCCCCGGTGACCGGGGTAGCGGTCAGGAGCAATGATCGACGGTCAACGGGGGGCACGATGACAGCGGCGCGCTCGCCGCAGCCGGTCGACGCGGCGGAGAACCGGCGACGCTGGCAGGCCGTCGGCGTCGGGTTGGTCGCCGCGTTCATGACGCTGCTCGACGTGAGCATCGTCAACGTCGCCGTGCCGTCCATCGACCGTGCGCTGCACGCCTCCCCGAGCGACCTGCAGTGGGTCCTCTCGGGGTACGCGCTCACCTTCGGCCTGGTGCTGGTACCGGCCGGCCGCTTCGGTGATGCCCGTGGCCGGCGTAACGCGTTCGTCTTCGGCATCGCGCTGTTCACCGTGACCAGCGCGCTCGCCGGTCTGGCCACCTCCCCGGCGTGGCTGGTCGTCGCCCGCCTGCTTCAGGGCGCCGCAGCCGGCGTGGTCAACCCCCAGGTGATCGGGATGATCCAGCAACTGTTCCGGGGGCCGGAACGGGCCCGCCCGTTCGGAGTGCTCGGCGCCACCATCGGTATCTCCACCGCCGTCGGCCCGCTGCTCGGGGGTCTGCTCATCGCGATCGGCGGCGAGGAGCACGGGTGGCGGTGGGTCTTCTTCGTCAACGTGCCGGTCGGCATCGTCGCGGCGATCCTCGGCTGGCGCCTGCTGCCGGGCCGACCCGAGGGCCAGCCGGACCGGCGGCGACTCGACCCGGTCGGCGTACTGCTGCTCGGCGTGGGCGTCGTGCTGGTCCTGCTGCCGCTGGTGCAGGAGCAGCAGTGGCGGACCCCGTGGAAGTGGGCGCTCATCCCGGCCGGCCTGGCGGTGCTGGTCGCCTTCGGGTTATGGGAGCGCTGGTACGCGCGGCACCGGGAGCCGTTGTTCGACCTGCGGTTGTTCAGCTTCCAGTCGTACACCCTGGGTTCGCTCATCGCTCTGGTCTACTTCGGTGGCTTCACCGCGATCTTCTTCATCTTCACCCTATTTCTGCAGAACGGCCTCGGCTACAGCGCACTCGTCGCCGGCCTCGCCATCACGCCGTTCGCCCTCGGTTCGGCCGCGGCGTCCGCGTTGGGCGGACGCATCGTGAACCGCTTCGGCCGGCCGCTGGTCGCCATCGGCCTGCTCGGCGTGGTGATCGGGCTGGCCGGAACGGTGGTCGCGCTGCGCCTCGCGCCGGACGCCCCGGCGCCCTGGGTGACCGCCGGTCCGCTGCTCGTCGCCGGCATCGGCAGCGGCCTGGTGATCGCACCCAACCAGACCCTCACCCTCGCCCAGGTGCCGGTACCCCAGGCGGGCAGCGGCGCCGGCATGCTCCAGACCGGTCAACGGATCGGGGCCGCGGCCGGCATCGCCGCCGTCGGCTCGCTGTTCTTCTCCTCGCTCGCCGACAACCACGGCAACTGGACCACCGCCTTCGAACACTCACTCATGCTGGCCACCGGGATCATCGCGCTCGCGCTGATCGCCGCGCTGATCGACATCCTGCGCACGCGCAACCACACCAAGTACTGACGACCCGAGGGGTACGCCACCAGAGACACCGCGACGTGGATATGCCTCTGGCCGGCACCCCAGGTTCGGGGTGCCGACCAGCGGTCGGTGTCATGCGGTGGGTCAGCTGTTCCAGTGCTGGGCGACCAGGTCGGTGGCCTGCTGCTCCCACTGGGCGTAGGCATCGGGGTAGGCCGAGACCTGCACGGTCTGCGCGGCGTCGGTCAGCGCCATGTCCTGCCACCCGTCAACCTGCTTGAGACCCTTGAGGAACGCGGTCGTGGAGTACTGCGGGTCGGTGATCTGCTCCGGCGTACCCCAACCCGAGCTGGGGCGCTGCTGGAACAGGCCCAGCGAGTCGTGGTCGTTCTTGTCGCCGAGGTGACCCAGGTTCTCCAGCTTCGACTCCTGCAGGCTGGTGGCGATCGAGATGACCGCGGCCCGCTTGGGCAGATCGGCCTTCTTCGTCGCGGCGATGATCGCCTTGACGTTCGCAATCTGCTCGTCGTTGAGGTCGATGTGCGACTGCGCGCCCTGCGCCTTGACCGTCTGCACCGCGACAGCAACAGGCTTGCCGTCGACGGGGGCGGCGTGGGCGGCGATCGGGCCGGCGAAGACACCACCGGCGAACGCGAGACCCGCAACGGACAGCATGCTCTTACGAATGATCGTGTTCATGGGGGTGAGCTCCTTCAGGGGGTAGACACCCACCACCAGGGGGAACGGCGGTGTGGGTGCAAGCACCTCGTCCGGCGCTTTCAACACAGGGGAAAGTCTTGGGGGTTGGCGGCCGGCAAGCCGGGGGGCTTGTGGCGCCGGGTCCAGCGGCCTACGGGCGGGGGCCTCGTGGCGCCGGGACCGTGTGCAACGACCGCCGGGCCGGGCCCATTCCGGGGCTGGCCCATCCGTCGACACCCGGTAGATCAGGTGCTGGTGCGGTCGTTCAGGGAGTCTGCAACGACCGGGCACCCGCGGGCATTCCAACCCGGGCCTGGCTGCCATCCCAACCCTCAGGGGCGGGGTGGCGGGCCGGTGGTGCTGCGATCGTCAGGGTGTGTAACGACCCCCGGCCGGCCACGATTCCAGCCCACGAGTGCAGCCGGTCACAGGCCAGACACCCCG is part of the Micromonospora cremea genome and encodes:
- a CDS encoding geranylgeranyl reductase family protein codes for the protein MIVWDLVVVGAGPAGLSAAHAAARAGVRTLVVERAEHPRYKTCGGGLIGTSLAAVRDRIEVPAHDRVTRVTFTRDGRREFTRRHDSPVVIMVRREEFDDRLRAAAVAAGAQVRERVVVRAIEQDPEVVRLRLADGTSLAARAVIGADGSSGVTARHVGVRYRQVDLGLELEVPVPPAEQERWRGRLLLDWGAMPGSYAWVFPKGDRLTVGVIAGRGAGEGTRDYLRRFVDRLGLSGLPAEHDSGHLTRCRTDDSPLRRGRVLVVGDAAGLLEPWSREGISFALRSGELAGAAVADGELTGYERAVAERLVPSMRAGYRLLELFTRRPEAFHALLATPPGWRMFVQFCQGRASFDEMLARRSIRAALAVLDRLPGPRRQPASAPARP
- a CDS encoding MFS transporter encodes the protein MTAARSPQPVDAAENRRRWQAVGVGLVAAFMTLLDVSIVNVAVPSIDRALHASPSDLQWVLSGYALTFGLVLVPAGRFGDARGRRNAFVFGIALFTVTSALAGLATSPAWLVVARLLQGAAAGVVNPQVIGMIQQLFRGPERARPFGVLGATIGISTAVGPLLGGLLIAIGGEEHGWRWVFFVNVPVGIVAAILGWRLLPGRPEGQPDRRRLDPVGVLLLGVGVVLVLLPLVQEQQWRTPWKWALIPAGLAVLVAFGLWERWYARHREPLFDLRLFSFQSYTLGSLIALVYFGGFTAIFFIFTLFLQNGLGYSALVAGLAITPFALGSAAASALGGRIVNRFGRPLVAIGLLGVVIGLAGTVVALRLAPDAPAPWVTAGPLLVAGIGSGLVIAPNQTLTLAQVPVPQAGSGAGMLQTGQRIGAAAGIAAVGSLFFSSLADNHGNWTTAFEHSLMLATGIIALALIAALIDILRTRNHTKY